In the genome of Brachyhypopomus gauderio isolate BG-103 unplaced genomic scaffold, BGAUD_0.2 sc76, whole genome shotgun sequence, one region contains:
- the dgat1b gene encoding diacylglycerol O-acyltransferase 1b produces MGLVRVYFTGLVRKQQQHRGGGWPTDGVATPGHVARLVGAGAAGLRRSPVVLVFLNTAANMENQAGLGPGARPRRRATITSVRSELLTRANGVASPSSPSTPSTGANKPRQEPHTQDRTDPTRSRYDIRSCHRLQESMLSSASSFKNYRGILNWCVVMLVLSNARLFLENLLRYGILVDPIEVVSLFLKDPYSWPAVCLVIVSNVFILVALYTERKLAMGSLSESHGLLIHSTNLSVILCFPAVTVLLLPSVTPVGGAFVLGVYTILFLKLYSYKDVNRWCREGTRAKARRLSRSLSCPSHPSAGAGAPVCYPGNLSMKDVYYFAFAPTLCYELNFPRSASVRMGFLLRRLFEMLLLTQLLVGLTQQWMVPIIRSSMKPLQEMDYSRMMERLLRLAVPNHLIWLVFFYWFFHSSMNFVAEILRFGDREFYRDWWNSETITYFWQNWNIPVHKWCIRHFYKPLLRKGASKLVSQSAVFFASAFFHEYLVSVPLRMFRLWAFMGMMAQLPLAWVVSRYLRGNYGNAAVWLSLIIGQPIAVLMYVHDFYVLNHLEDAADLGGV; encoded by the exons ATGGGTTTAGTTCGGGTTTATTTCACGGGTTTAGTGCGGAAACAGCAGCAGCACCGTGGAGGCGGTTGGCCCACAGATGGTGTCGCAACACCGGGACACGTAGCACGTCTGGTAGGTGCTGGAGCAGCTGGTCTGAGGAGGAGCCCCGTGGTGCTGGTGTTCCTCAACACTGCTGCGAACATGGAGAACCAGGCGGGTCTGGGTCCGGGTGCTCGGCCCAGGAGACGCGCCACCATCACCAGTGTGAGAAGTGAACTTTTAACGCGTGCGAATGGAGTCGCGTCTCCCAGTTCTCCCAGTACACCCAGTACTGGCGCAAACAAACCGAGACAAGAACCCCACACTCAGGACCGAACCGACCCAACACGGAGTCGATATGATATCAGGAG TTGTCACAGATTGCAGGAGTCAATGCTCAGTTCTGCGAGTAGTTTCAAAAATTACCGAGGCATTTTGAACTGGTGTGTCGTCATGCTG GTCTTGAGTAACGCACGGCTGTTTCTGGAAAACCTTCTCAG GTATGGCATTCTTGTGGACCCCATTGAAGTGGTTTCCTTGTTCCTGAAGGACCCCTATAGctggcctgctgtatgcctggtCATAG TTTCAAATGTTTTCATACTTGTGGCACTGTACACAGAGAGAAAATTAGCCATG GGGAGCTTGAGTGAATCACACGGCCTGCTGATTCACTCCACCAACCTGTCCGTTATTTTGTGTTTTCCGGCTGTCACAGTGTTGCTGCTGCCCTCTGTAACACCAG TGGGTGGTGCGTTCGTGCTGGGTGTCTACACCATCCTGTTCCTGAAGCTCTACTCCTATAAGGACGTGAACAGGTGGTGCCGTGAAGGGACACGGGCCAAGGCGCGCAGGCTGTCCAGATCACTGTCAT GTCCGTCTCATCCGTCTGCGGGTGCAGGCGCACCTGTGTGTTACCCTGGAAACCTCTCTATGAAAG ACGTGTACTACTTTGCTTTCGCACCGACGCTGTGCTATGAGCTGAACTTCCCGCGTTCTGCGTCCGTACGGATGGGCTTCCTGCTCAGGAGGCTGTTTGAGATG CTCCTTCTCACACAGCTCCTGGTTGGCTTAACACAACAG TGGATGGTTCCTATCATCCGAAGCTCAATGAAGCCACTGCAG GAGATGGATTACTCCAGGATGATGGAGCGACTCCTCAGACTCGCA GTACCTAACCACCTTATCTGGCTGGTCTTCTTTTACTGGTTCTTCCACTCATCTATGAACTTTGTGGCTGAGATTCTGAGATTCGGAGATAGAGAGTTTTACAGAGATTGGTG GAACTCTGAGACTATAACTTATTTCTGGCAAAACTGGAACATTCCTGTTCATAAGTGGTGTATTCG acatttttacaAGCCCCTGCTGAGAAAAGGGGCCAGCAAGTTAGTGAGCCAATCAGCAGTGTTCTTTGCTTCGGCCTTCTTTCATGAG tatCTTGTCAGTGTACCTTTGAGGATGTTCAGACTGTGGGCGTTCATGGGCATGATGGCTCAG ctcccgttGGCATGGGTTGTGAGTAGATATCTCAGGGGTAACTATGGAAACGCTGCGGTGTGGCTTTCCCTCATAATAGGCCAACCAATCGCTGTCCTCATGTACGTCCACGACTTCTACGTCCTCAACCACCTGGAGGACGCAGCTGACCTGGGAGGCGTCTAG
- the gpr20 gene encoding G-protein coupled receptor 20 — protein MEVIRTDGSVCLNATSTLTPTVVSNGSSPYREPYLHRLAHLDEGLYNDFYSLWIALVVINTLIFMVGMVLNCLALYIFCFRTKPKTTSIIYTINLAVTDLLVNLSLPTRIILYYSGGKCLNCSYIHIFSYFVNMYCSIFFLTSICVDRYLAIVQLEASRKWRSTNVAKLVSVCIWLFAIVVTYSFLTTAFKHPACCVSKLFALTVFEFFVPLVIIVVFTVRIMCALSHAGLMQQSREKRMKAVQLLTTVLVIFTVCFTPFHVRQVLVYFHPDLPYQVIVYHVTVTLSSLNSCLDPVVYCFVTTNFQTTMKRFFQKADAEQTSGDIISMQKSSKGSGTVFAIDNTVMMMNINSSQQGRLPE, from the coding sequence ATGGAAGTGATCAGAACTGATGGGTCAGTGTGTTTGAACGCCACTTCAACACTGACCCCAACAGTCGTTTCTAATGGGTCTTCACCATATCGTGAACCATATCTGCACAGACTCGCACACCTGGATGAGGGACTCTATAATGACTTCTACAGCCTGTGGATTGCTCTGGTGGTCATTAACACTCTGATCTTCATGGTAGGGATGGTGCTCAACTGCCTGGCCTTGTACATCTTCTGTTTTCGCACGAAGCCCAAGACAACATCAATTATTTACACCATTAACCTGGCAGTGACAGACCTGCTCGTCAACCTCTCACTCCCTACACGCATCATATTGTACTACAGTGGGGGAAAGTGTCTAAACTGCTCTTACATCCACATATTCAGCTATTTTGTCAACATGTATTGCAGTATCTTCTTCCTGACCAGCATCTGTGTGGACCGTTACCTGGCCATCGTTCAACTGGAGGCCTCCAGGAAATGGCGCAGCACTAACGTGGCTAAACTGGTGTCTGTCTGCATCTGGCTGTTCGCCATCGTCGTCACGTACTCGTTCCTGACCACCGCCTTCAAGCACCCCGCCTGCTGTGTGTCCAAGCTGTTCGCCTTGACCGTGTTTGAGTTCTTCGTGCCCCTGGTGATCATCGTGGTGTTCACGGTCAGGATCATGTGTGCGCTGTCCCACGCTGGCCTCATGCAGCAGAGCAGGGAGAAGCGTATGAAGGCCGTGCAGCTTCTCACGACTGTGCTGGTGATCTTCACCGTCTGTTTCACACCGTTTCACGTCCGTCAGGTCCTCGTCTACTTCCACCCAGATCTCCCGTACCAAGTGATCGTCTACCACGTGACCGTCACCCTCAGCAGTCTTAACAGCTGCCTGGATCCTGTGGTCTACTGTTTCGTCACCACCAACTTCCAGACTACCATGAAGAGGTTCTTCCAGAAGGCAGACGCTGAGCAGACCAGTGGGGACATAATTAGCATGCAGAAAAGCTCAAAAGGCTCTGGCACTGTTTTTGCTATTGATAACactgtgatgatgatgaacaTAAATTCTTCCCAACAGGGGCGACTTCCAGAATAA